gagacccatctctactataaatacaaaaaaattaactggccaactaatatatatagaaaaaaattagctaggcatggtggcgcatgcctgtagtcccagctactcgggaggctgaggcagtaggattgcttgagccaggagtttgaggttgctgtgagctaggctgacgccaccgcactcactctagcctgggcaacatagtgagactctgtctcaaaacaaactaacaaacaaacaaaaataggaatCTTCATTCTTGTGAAGTTGAGAACACGCAAAAAGGACTAGCGGCTTTTCGCGGCTTCCGTAGTACGGAACACATGCGCAAAGATGGCCGCGCCCTGGGCTAGGCGCTCCAAATAGTCATGTGACTAAGCCACTTCCGGCCCTTTCTTCAAGGCGTTTTCTCAGGCCCTGAGTCCTGTGCTCTAGCGGAGACCCGTGTGCTGGGGGCTTCACACGTTTCAAGGCCGCCGTAGGCCCGGCCTAGGGCGGCTCTGACTTGAGAGCCAGCCCCAGGCGCATGGAGGGTTCCCCAGAGGGGGAGGCGCCCGCGGCGGCGCTGGCCGCCGTACTGAAGCACAGCTCGGCGTTGCCGCCTGAGAGCGCCCAAGTCCGGGGCTACGACTTCAACCGCGGCGTGGATTACCGCGCACTGCTGGAAGCCTTCGGCACCACCGGCTTTCAAGCAACCAACTTCGGGCGCGCGGTGCAGCAAGTCAACGCCATGGTGAGGCCTGGCGCAGGACTTCCTGGGCCaaggaggggcggggcctcgaGAAAGTCCAGTTCAGCACTTGGAGAGGGCGTGGCTTCCCGTGGGCGGAGGAGGCGTGTCCTTTGTCGAGGCGGCCCAATAGTTGGGGAGAGGCGGGGCCTAGCCTGAGCGGGAGTATCCCTGCAGAGAGACTTTGCACTCCAGTAGTTAAATCCTGGTACAACGGGAGGGGGTGGGGCCTGATTCTAGGCAAGTGGCGGGGTCTAGGTAAAGTATTTAGTGTTTTCTGGAATGGGCGCAGCCTGGGCTTGGATTTGCTTTTCCCAGCGAGGAAGGGAACCGGGCCAGAAAAGGAGATACACTCAGATTCCTATAGGGGCGAAGCTTGAACGTGTGCCCTGAGATCTGGTCTGCACATATTCCGTGGTCCCTAGCAGAAGTGGTCCTGAGTGGGCAAGGCCTGGGGGTGGAATCTGACTCTGGAACCTACCTGGGGTCCTTGGGCTGGGGTTTGGGGGCCTGTGCTTAACTCGACCCGGCATTTACACCCAGATCGAGAAGAAGCTGGAGCCGTTGTCACAGGATGAAGACCAGCATGCAGACCTGACCCAGAGTCGCCGCCCACTCACCGGATGCACCATTTTCCTGGGATATACATCCAACCTCATCAGTTCAGGCATCCGTGAGACCATTCGCTACCTCGTGCAGCACAACATGGTGGGGACCTAGTGGGGGTGTGGCCTTGGCCTCTTTGGGTCAATGCAGTTATTGATCATTTAAGTGagatgggtcttttttttttttttttttttgagacagagtcttactctgttgcctgggctagagtgccgtggtgtcagcctagctcacagcaaccttaaactcctaggctcaatcgatccttctgcctcagcctcccaagtagctgggactacaggcacatgtcaccatgtcctgctaattttttttttctggctaatttctttctatttatagtagagacgggtctcgctctttctcaggctggtctcaaactcctgagctcaagcaatcctcttgcctcagactcccagagtgctaggattataggcgtcagTCACTGCACCCAGTCAAGATGGGTCTGTTTTAAGCAGAGAGACAGAATTGAGTTTTGTTTTGCAGCAGAACAACCCCCCAGGGTCAATGAATGAGGCTAAAATTAGAAGTGCTGCCCAGGATGAGAACAGGGCTTCCCTTCTTGGGCCAACCTTGCTGCCTTGTGGCTGCAGGTGGACGTACTGGTGACCACAGCTGGAGGTGTGGAGGAGGATCTCATCAAGTGCCTGGCACCCACATACCTGGGCGAGTTCAGCCTCAGGGGGAAGGAGCTCCGGGAGAATGGGATCAACAGGTGAGAACCCTGAGTACTAGGCAGGGGAGCTGGGCCCAGGGTCTTGGATCCTAATGCCCACATGCCTACTTTCTGCAGGATTGGGAACCTCCTGGTGCCCAATGACAATTACTGCAAGTTTGAGGACTGGCTGATGCCCATTCTGGACCAGATGGTGCTGGAGCAGAACACAGAGGTGGGGCTGGAGTGACCCGGAGGGGCCAGCGTGGTGGGAGTTGGGATGGGGGGGGCTCTGGCTGAAGCTGATGCCTCCTTCTAGGGCATGAAGTGGACACCTTCCAAGATGATCGCCCGGCTCGGCAAGGAGATCAACAACCCAGAGTCGGTATATTACTGGGCCCAGAAGGtaaggggctgggtgggggcaaAGTTGCCAGGCTCTGGCATGTGTTACCCTGTTTCATCTGCTCAGCCACCTGGAGTCACTCCTGTCATTCTTAGCATCCCCACTCTTAAGACGGGAAACCTTGAACAGTAAGTAAtctgtctgaggtcacacagagACTGGGGGAAGGTCTTGGTATGCTAGTGCTTGCTACTCCTGGACCAGGAGCAGTGGGTGGCACTTAGCAACTCCCCTGGGGCTTGGCTCAGAGTGTCATGCTTCCcagaggctgtgaagtccaacaATCTGAAAAATAACAGCTACCACCCTTTATGTGCCAGGCTACATCTTAAGTATTGTGTGTGAGTCTCCTCACATACGCCTCCCCGTCTGTGAGAGTGTTActgttatccttattttacagtgGAGCAAACAggcctagagaaatgaaaaggccCACAatcagagagggaggaaggggtgcAACTGGGATGGGGACCAGGCCATCCCCAGCAGGCTCTGAGCTCCAGCCGCTGTCCCGTCCTGTCATCTCCAGAACCACATCCCCGTGTTGAGCCCAGCACTGACAGATGGCTCACTGGGCGACATGATCTTCTTCCATTCCTATAAGAACCCGGGCCTGGTCCTGGACATCGTTGAGGGTGAGGTGCTGGGGGCCACAGAGGAGCGGGGACAGAGGGCTGGCTGACCCCAAGGCCTAAGCACagccctttctcctcccccagaCCTGAGGCTCATCAATACCCAGGCCATCTTCGCGAAGCGCTCGGGGATGATCATCCTGGGCGGGGGTGTGGTCAAGCACCACATTGCCAACGCCAACCTCATGGTGAGTTGGTGGCACGTGGTGGCTAGGCCCGTGCCACACACTGGGGAGACAGCCAGCAGACAAGTGACATGCATGTCCGGTGGCAGTAGTTGCTATGGAGAAAAGTGAGGCTGGATGAGGGTGTTCAGGGAGGCTTCTGGGAAATGGGACCTGTGAGCAGAGGCTTTTGGGAGGTGCCTTGTCTGAGCCATGATGGCTGTCGTTGGGGAGAGTTCTTGGGGAAgagaacagccagtgcaaagtcAAGGGACAGCTGGGAGCTTGGTGAGGGGGATGAGTGGGAGTGCTGAGGGCCAGGAGGTGACACAGCACAGCCTTGCCAGGCCGCAGGGCGGGCTTTGGCTTTTGCTCCGAGGGAATTGGGAGAGGACCTGCACCAGGGCTTTGCAGAAGCGGGCAGGTGGGTGGCTTTGGAGGCGTCTGAAGATAAGAGCTGGTGACGGCTCCTgctgggcaggagggggagggtcGCTGAGACCTAGCAGGTGGGTCTAGGGAAGTTTGCCTGGCAATCCCTGTGACCCCGGGCATAGGGCATCTCCCTGGAGTATGAGACTTCCAGGGGCTACCTGCATATGGGACACACCCCTTAGCCTCTTTGGCTATGGTGTCCTGTGTCCCTGTCTCCTGTGACCAGCTGACCAGGTCTACCCTGCCCCTCTCAACAGCGCAATGGAGCCGACTATGCTGTCTACATCAACacggcccaggagtttgatggcTCTGACTCAGGCGCCCGGCCAGATGAGGCTGTCTCCTGGGGCAAGATCCGGATGGACGCACAGCCTGTG
This portion of the Microcebus murinus isolate Inina chromosome 27, M.murinus_Inina_mat1.0, whole genome shotgun sequence genome encodes:
- the DHPS gene encoding deoxyhypusine synthase, encoding MEGSPEGEAPAAALAAVLKHSSALPPESAQVRGYDFNRGVDYRALLEAFGTTGFQATNFGRAVQQVNAMIEKKLEPLSQDEDQHADLTQSRRPLTGCTIFLGYTSNLISSGIRETIRYLVQHNMVDVLVTTAGGVEEDLIKCLAPTYLGEFSLRGKELRENGINRIGNLLVPNDNYCKFEDWLMPILDQMVLEQNTEGMKWTPSKMIARLGKEINNPESVYYWAQKNHIPVLSPALTDGSLGDMIFFHSYKNPGLVLDIVEDLRLINTQAIFAKRSGMIILGGGVVKHHIANANLMRNGADYAVYINTAQEFDGSDSGARPDEAVSWGKIRMDAQPVKVYADASLVFPLLVAETFAQKVDAFMPEKNED